The following are encoded in a window of Pseudomonas sp. St316 genomic DNA:
- a CDS encoding SDR family oxidoreductase: MPVALITGCSSGIGRALADAFKTAGYQVWATARKVEDVATLSAAGFTAVQLDVNDGQALEQLNERINQQHGGLDVLINNAGYGAMGPLLDGGVPAMQRQFETNVFAIVGVTRALFPVLRRAKGLVVNIGSVSGVLVTPFAGAYCASKAAVHALSDALRMELAPFGIRVMEVQPGAIASSFAKNAGHEAEQLISEQSPWWPLRDGIRARARASQDNPTPAPEFAAGLLKAAQQPKPPRLLRLGNGSRALPLMAGLLPKGLLEKGLMKRFGLGRSL, encoded by the coding sequence ATGCCTGTTGCGCTGATTACCGGATGTTCCAGCGGCATTGGCCGCGCCCTCGCCGACGCCTTCAAGACGGCGGGCTATCAGGTCTGGGCCACGGCGCGCAAGGTTGAAGACGTAGCGACGCTCAGCGCCGCCGGGTTCACCGCCGTGCAACTGGACGTCAACGACGGCCAGGCCCTGGAACAACTCAACGAACGGATCAACCAGCAACATGGCGGCCTGGATGTGCTGATCAACAATGCCGGCTACGGCGCCATGGGCCCTCTCCTGGACGGCGGCGTACCGGCCATGCAGCGTCAGTTCGAAACCAATGTGTTCGCCATCGTCGGGGTCACCCGCGCGCTGTTCCCGGTATTGCGTCGGGCCAAGGGGCTGGTGGTGAACATCGGCAGCGTTTCCGGGGTGCTGGTCACGCCGTTTGCCGGGGCCTACTGCGCCTCGAAGGCCGCGGTGCATGCCTTGAGCGATGCCTTGCGCATGGAACTGGCGCCGTTCGGCATCCGTGTGATGGAGGTCCAACCCGGCGCCATCGCCTCCAGCTTCGCCAAGAATGCCGGCCATGAAGCCGAACAGCTGATCAGCGAACAATCGCCCTGGTGGCCCCTGCGCGACGGCATCCGCGCCCGGGCCAGGGCCTCCCAGGACAACCCGACCCCGGCCCCCGAATTCGCCGCCGGCCTGCTCAAGGCCGCACAACAACCCAAGCCCCCGCGCCTGCTGCGCCTGGGCAATGGCAGCCGAGCACTGCCTTTGATGGCAGGGTTGTTACCCAAGGGATTGCTGGAGAAGGGCTTGATGAAGCGGTTTGGGCTGGGCCGTTCGCTTTAA
- a CDS encoding multidrug transporter — translation MFIGVLLVITWLILLLRYPAKALPVSLAAFIGLGLVAAWVLWQENRETRQLERLEMRMAYAPGQCPADRPLSLNLKNTNDVPLIELRWRVAAYAPGDTINLADTPYDAPRYRGPGQLQAGAEWQDCLPLPPLRPGYRPQTLEFRAERLHGSFSN, via the coding sequence ATGTTTATCGGCGTCTTGCTGGTCATTACCTGGCTCATCCTGCTGTTGCGCTACCCGGCCAAGGCCTTGCCGGTGTCTTTGGCGGCGTTCATCGGCCTGGGGCTGGTGGCGGCGTGGGTGCTCTGGCAGGAAAACCGCGAGACCCGGCAATTGGAGCGCCTGGAAATGCGCATGGCCTATGCCCCCGGACAATGCCCCGCCGACCGGCCGCTGTCGCTGAACCTGAAAAACACCAATGACGTGCCGCTGATCGAATTGCGCTGGCGGGTCGCGGCCTATGCGCCTGGCGACACCATCAACCTGGCCGATACCCCCTACGACGCACCGCGCTACCGGGGCCCCGGCCAATTGCAGGCCGGCGCTGAGTGGCAAGACTGCCTGCCCCTGCCACCCCTGCGACCGGGTTATCGCCCGCAGACCCTGGAGTTTCGCGCCGAGCGATTGCACGGCAGCTTTTCCAACTGA
- a CDS encoding mannose-1-phosphate guanylyltransferase/mannose-6-phosphate isomerase, giving the protein MIPVILSGGSGSRLWPLSRKQFPKQFLALTGEHTLFQQTLERLVFEGMDTPIVVCNKDHRFIVNEQLSNRKLEAQRILMEPFGRNTAPAVALTAMMLVNEGRDELMLVLPADHVIDDQKALQRALALATVAAERGEMVLFGVPATKPETGYGYIKSTNDALLPEGVSRVSHFVEKPDVKRATEFVEAGGYFWNSGMFLFRASRFLEELKKHDPDIYDTCLLTLERSEQTADTITLDEATFACCPDNSIDYAVMEKTQRACVVPLSAGWSDVGCWSSLWEVNPKDANGNVTKGDVVVQDSRNCMIHGNGKLVSVIGLDNIVVVETKDAMMIAHKDKVQGVKQMVNTLNAQGRTETQNHCEVYRPWGSYDSVDMGGRFQVKHISVKPGACLSLQMHHHRAEHWIVVSGTAEVTCDENVFLLCENQSTYIPIASVHRLRNPGKIPLEIIEVQSGSYLGEDDIERFEDIYGRSTPVERGVSVKTIAQ; this is encoded by the coding sequence ATGATTCCGGTGATCTTGTCAGGTGGTAGTGGCTCACGTCTTTGGCCGCTTTCGCGCAAGCAATTCCCTAAACAGTTCCTGGCCCTGACCGGTGAACACACCCTGTTCCAGCAGACCCTCGAGCGCCTGGTGTTCGAAGGCATGGACACGCCGATCGTGGTCTGCAACAAAGACCACCGTTTCATCGTCAACGAGCAGTTGAGCAACCGTAAGCTCGAAGCCCAGCGCATCCTGATGGAACCGTTCGGGCGTAACACCGCGCCGGCCGTGGCGCTGACCGCGATGATGCTGGTCAACGAAGGCCGCGACGAGTTGATGCTGGTACTGCCGGCCGACCACGTGATCGATGACCAGAAAGCCCTGCAACGCGCCCTGGCCCTGGCCACCGTGGCCGCCGAGCGTGGCGAAATGGTGCTGTTCGGTGTACCGGCGACCAAACCGGAAACCGGCTACGGCTACATCAAATCGACCAACGACGCGCTGCTGCCTGAAGGCGTGAGCCGCGTTTCGCACTTCGTCGAAAAACCCGACGTCAAGCGTGCCACCGAGTTCGTCGAGGCCGGCGGTTACTTCTGGAACAGCGGCATGTTCCTGTTCCGCGCCAGCCGTTTCCTCGAAGAGCTGAAAAAGCACGATCCGGACATCTACGACACCTGCCTGCTGACCCTGGAGCGCAGTGAGCAGACCGCCGACACCATCACGCTCGACGAAGCCACCTTCGCCTGCTGCCCGGACAACTCCATCGACTACGCCGTGATGGAAAAAACCCAGCGCGCCTGCGTGGTCCCACTGTCGGCGGGTTGGAGCGATGTCGGCTGCTGGTCGTCGCTGTGGGAAGTCAATCCCAAGGATGCCAACGGCAACGTCACCAAAGGCGACGTGGTGGTCCAGGACAGCCGCAACTGCATGATCCACGGCAACGGCAAGCTGGTGTCGGTGATCGGCCTGGACAACATCGTGGTGGTCGAAACCAAGGACGCCATGATGATCGCCCACAAGGACAAGGTCCAAGGCGTCAAGCAGATGGTCAACACCCTCAACGCCCAGGGTCGCACCGAGACCCAGAACCACTGCGAGGTCTATCGTCCGTGGGGTTCCTATGACTCGGTGGACATGGGCGGTCGTTTCCAGGTCAAGCACATCTCGGTCAAGCCGGGCGCGTGCCTGTCGCTGCAGATGCACCACCACCGTGCCGAACACTGGATCGTGGTCAGCGGCACCGCCGAAGTGACCTGCGACGAGAACGTGTTCCTGCTCTGCGAAAACCAGTCGACCTACATCCCGATCGCGTCGGTCCACCGTCTGCGCAACCCGGGCAAGATCCCACTGGAAATCATCGAAGTGCAGTCCGGCAGCTACCTGGGCGAAGACGACATCGAGCGTTTCGAAGACATCTATGGTCGTTCCACCCCGGTCGAACGCGGCGTGTCGGTGAAGACCATCGCGCAGTAA
- a CDS encoding alginate O-acetyltransferase AlgF, with the protein MTFNTTPRRLAARSFKAVALVASMSALSLSAFAGDSALYGPVAPKGSSFVRVYNAANAEVSATVGSTNISDVAPLASSDFSFMPGGDYSAKVGSQTVPVKLASDHYYTLVNNASGQPQLIEEPPFKNKQKSLVRVQNLSDKALTLKTADGKTEVVPNVAAKGRGEREINPVKVSLALFDGDKKVGDLKPVALERGEAAVLYVTGSGSSLSPVWVKRPVSTR; encoded by the coding sequence ATGACTTTCAACACTACTCCTCGCCGTCTCGCTGCTCGCTCCTTCAAGGCCGTTGCCCTCGTCGCCAGCATGAGCGCCCTTTCCCTCTCCGCCTTTGCCGGTGACTCGGCCCTGTACGGCCCGGTCGCGCCAAAAGGCTCGAGCTTCGTGCGGGTCTATAACGCCGCCAATGCCGAAGTCAGCGCCACCGTCGGCAGCACCAACATCAGCGACGTAGCCCCCTTGGCCAGCAGCGACTTCAGCTTCATGCCCGGTGGCGACTACAGCGCCAAGGTCGGCAGCCAGACCGTACCGGTGAAACTGGCCTCCGATCACTATTACACCCTGGTCAACAACGCCAGCGGCCAACCTCAACTGATCGAAGAACCGCCGTTCAAGAACAAGCAGAAGTCCCTGGTCCGCGTGCAGAACCTCAGCGACAAGGCACTGACCCTCAAGACCGCCGACGGCAAGACCGAAGTGGTGCCGAACGTGGCCGCCAAGGGCCGTGGCGAACGTGAGATCAACCCGGTGAAAGTGTCCCTGGCCCTGTTCGACGGCGACAAGAAAGTCGGCGACCTCAAGCCCGTGGCCCTGGAGCGCGGCGAAGCGGCCGTGCTGTACGTCACTGGCTCCGGAAGCAGCTTGTCGCCGGTCTGGGTAAAGCGTCCAGTGTCGACACGCTGA
- a CDS encoding alginate O-acetyltransferase, whose translation MTRSLRIFYVALFMLILIALGLWSMRSFFGFSTNPDATVLNGRWTKAVETHYDDEFPIKRLGTNIWAALDYKLFNEGRKGVVLGRDQWLYSDEEFNPIVNEELNLQGNYALVEGVRQKLKEQGVTLVMAIVPAKARLYPEHLGEVKPSSIHANLYQDFHARVAADKIIAPDLLGPLQQAKQSGQQVFLRTDTHWTPEGAQVAAENLAKAIAERAPLNGEPQRFVTEPAEKITHKGDLRQFLPLDPLFENLMPAQEPLVKRNTREADDQPAGDDALFADAQVPVALIGTSYSANPNWNFVGALKQALHSDVVNYAEDGHGPILPMLSYLKSDAFKNSPPQVLIWEFPERYLPVNNEIGDADPQWVAELKQAGARQQNVAANTPSETPDRAQN comes from the coding sequence ATGACCCGCTCATTACGCATCTTCTACGTCGCACTGTTCATGCTGATCCTGATAGCCCTGGGCCTGTGGTCGATGCGCAGCTTCTTCGGCTTCAGCACTAACCCCGACGCCACCGTGCTCAACGGGCGCTGGACCAAGGCCGTGGAAACGCACTACGACGACGAGTTCCCGATCAAGCGCCTGGGCACCAACATCTGGGCCGCGCTGGACTACAAGCTGTTCAACGAAGGCCGCAAAGGCGTGGTCCTGGGCCGCGACCAGTGGCTGTACAGCGACGAAGAGTTCAACCCGATCGTCAACGAAGAACTGAACCTGCAAGGCAACTACGCCCTGGTCGAGGGCGTGCGCCAGAAGCTCAAGGAACAAGGCGTGACCCTGGTCATGGCGATCGTGCCGGCCAAGGCGCGGCTGTACCCTGAGCACCTGGGCGAAGTGAAGCCGTCGAGCATTCACGCCAACCTTTACCAGGATTTCCACGCCCGTGTGGCGGCGGACAAGATCATCGCCCCTGACTTGCTCGGTCCACTGCAACAGGCCAAGCAAAGCGGCCAGCAAGTGTTCCTGCGCACCGACACCCACTGGACCCCGGAAGGTGCCCAGGTCGCTGCCGAGAACTTGGCCAAGGCCATTGCCGAACGTGCGCCGCTCAACGGTGAGCCACAACGCTTCGTCACCGAACCTGCGGAAAAAATCACCCACAAGGGCGACCTGCGCCAGTTCCTGCCCCTGGACCCGCTGTTCGAAAACCTGATGCCGGCCCAGGAACCGCTGGTCAAGCGCAACACCCGCGAAGCCGACGACCAGCCAGCCGGCGACGATGCACTGTTCGCCGACGCCCAGGTGCCGGTGGCCCTGATCGGCACCAGCTACAGCGCCAACCCCAACTGGAACTTCGTCGGTGCACTCAAGCAAGCCCTGCACAGCGACGTCGTGAACTACGCCGAAGACGGCCACGGCCCGATTCTGCCGATGCTCAGCTACCTCAAGAGCGACGCCTTCAAGAACAGCCCGCCACAGGTGCTGATCTGGGAGTTCCCTGAACGTTATCTGCCCGTGAACAACGAAATCGGCGACGCCGACCCACAGTGGGTCGCAGAGCTCAAACAAGCCGGTGCGCGTCAACAGAACGTAGCCGCCAACACCCCATCCGAGACGCCCGACCGGGCGCAAAACTGA
- a CDS encoding MBOAT family protein → MVFSSNVFLFLFLPIFLGLYYLSGQRYRNLLLLIASYVFYAWWRVDFLALFAGVTLWNYWIGLKVGAAGVRTKPAQRWLLLGVGVDLAILGYFKYANFGVDSLNAIITGFGLNPFILTHVLLPIGISFYIFESISYIIDVYRGDTPATRNLIDFAAFVAIFPHLIAGPVLRFRDLADQFNNRTHTLDKFSEGCTRFMQGFIKKVFIADTLAVVADHCFALQNPTTGDAWLGALAYTAQLYFDFSGYSDMAIGLGLMMGFRFMENFKQPYISQSITEFWRRWHISLSTWLRDYLYITLGGNRKGTLMTYRNLFLTMLLGGLWHGANITYVIWGAWHGMWLAIEKAVGINTTPRSINPIRWALTFLLVVMGWVIFRAENLHVAARMYGAMFSFGDWSLSELTRANLTGLQIATLVVAYITLAFFGLRDFYTNRPPVKTKPEVNTEANGPATAQPGMIKAVPGENPTNIHEPGYTVGVEAQVQPAYWTVDWSRYVMRALVLLLFIASILKLSAQSFSPFLYFQF, encoded by the coding sequence ATGGTATTTTCATCCAACGTGTTCCTGTTCCTGTTCCTGCCGATCTTTCTCGGCTTGTACTACTTGAGCGGGCAACGCTATCGCAACCTGCTGCTGCTGATCGCCAGCTATGTGTTCTATGCCTGGTGGCGGGTGGACTTCCTGGCGCTGTTCGCCGGCGTGACCCTGTGGAACTACTGGATCGGCCTGAAAGTCGGCGCAGCCGGCGTGCGCACCAAACCGGCCCAGCGCTGGCTGTTGCTCGGCGTGGGCGTGGACTTGGCCATCCTGGGCTATTTCAAGTACGCCAACTTCGGCGTGGACAGCCTCAACGCAATCATCACCGGCTTCGGTCTCAACCCGTTCATCCTGACCCACGTGCTGTTGCCGATCGGGATCTCGTTCTACATCTTCGAGTCCATCAGCTACATCATCGATGTCTATCGTGGTGACACGCCGGCAACTCGCAACCTGATCGACTTCGCAGCGTTCGTGGCGATTTTCCCGCACCTGATCGCCGGCCCTGTATTGCGTTTCCGCGACCTGGCCGACCAGTTCAACAATCGCACCCACACCCTGGACAAGTTCTCCGAAGGCTGCACCCGCTTCATGCAGGGCTTCATCAAGAAAGTGTTCATCGCCGACACCCTGGCGGTGGTGGCCGACCATTGCTTCGCCCTGCAGAACCCGACCACGGGCGATGCCTGGCTTGGCGCGCTGGCCTACACCGCGCAGCTGTACTTCGACTTCTCCGGCTACAGCGACATGGCCATCGGCCTGGGCCTGATGATGGGTTTCCGCTTCATGGAAAACTTCAAGCAGCCCTACATCAGCCAGTCGATCACCGAGTTCTGGCGCCGCTGGCACATCAGCCTGTCCACCTGGCTGCGCGACTACCTCTACATCACCCTGGGCGGTAACCGCAAAGGCACGTTGATGACCTATCGCAACCTGTTCCTGACCATGCTGCTCGGTGGCCTGTGGCATGGCGCGAACATCACCTACGTGATCTGGGGCGCCTGGCACGGCATGTGGCTGGCCATCGAAAAAGCGGTGGGCATCAACACCACGCCACGCAGCATCAATCCGATCCGCTGGGCGCTGACCTTCCTGCTGGTGGTCATGGGTTGGGTGATTTTCCGTGCCGAGAACCTGCACGTGGCTGCTCGCATGTACGGCGCCATGTTCAGCTTCGGCGACTGGTCGCTGTCGGAACTGACCCGCGCCAACCTCACCGGCCTGCAGATCGCCACGCTGGTGGTGGCCTACATCACCCTCGCCTTCTTCGGCCTGCGGGACTTCTACACCAACCGTCCGCCGGTCAAGACCAAGCCTGAGGTCAATACCGAGGCCAACGGCCCGGCCACCGCGCAACCGGGGATGATCAAAGCCGTGCCAGGTGAAAATCCGACGAATATCCATGAACCTGGCTACACCGTTGGCGTCGAAGCCCAGGTGCAACCGGCCTACTGGACCGTGGACTGGTCACGCTACGTGATGCGCGCCCTGGTGCTGCTGCTGTTCATCGCCTCGATTCTAAAACTCTCGGCGCAAAGCTTCTCGCCGTTCCTTTACTTCCAGTTCTGA